One segment of Candidatus Eisenbacteria bacterium DNA contains the following:
- a CDS encoding glycosyltransferase yields the protein MRILQINKYHYLKGGAERYYLEVSRLLERAGHEVIPLAMRTDRDLPTPHRALFLSETDYRKRAPFLRRAAEAAKVFWNEEAFARVGEIVERKHPDIAHLHNIAHQLSGSVVAALSWAGVPTVQTLHDYKLVCPAYRRFRDGKPCDSCLGHRYWEAVRHRCVLGRRSASLVAAVETALYSASGLYEKGIALYHAPSRFIEETMIRWGIRRERIEHFPYTIDLEGYRPAASADNGSFLFLGRLSHEKGLPVLLEAAARAPEARIVIAGEGPERAAIERGAETRGLRNVRFAGYLEGEPLLEAIRSCRALLLPSEYDDNSPLVIYEAFALAKPVIAAERGGIPEMVRPGETGFLFPSGDGAALAEAIRTLDRDASLARDLGASARAFLETECGPERHLETLIGFYRRAGEPGRLEGRARLR from the coding sequence TTGAGAATCCTTCAGATCAATAAGTATCATTACTTGAAAGGCGGAGCCGAAAGGTATTATCTCGAGGTCTCCCGTCTTCTCGAGCGGGCGGGGCACGAGGTGATCCCGCTCGCGATGAGGACCGACCGCGATCTTCCGACGCCGCATCGCGCGCTCTTTCTCTCGGAGACCGATTACCGGAAGCGCGCCCCGTTTCTCCGGCGCGCCGCCGAGGCGGCGAAGGTCTTCTGGAACGAAGAAGCGTTCGCCCGCGTCGGAGAGATCGTCGAGCGGAAGCACCCCGACATCGCGCATCTTCACAACATTGCGCATCAGCTCTCCGGATCGGTGGTCGCCGCGCTCTCGTGGGCGGGCGTGCCGACCGTGCAGACCCTCCACGACTACAAGCTCGTCTGCCCCGCGTACCGGCGCTTCCGCGACGGGAAGCCGTGCGACAGTTGTCTCGGCCATCGCTACTGGGAAGCCGTGCGCCACCGCTGCGTTCTCGGGCGGCGCTCGGCGAGCCTCGTCGCCGCGGTCGAGACGGCGCTCTACAGCGCCTCCGGCCTCTATGAGAAGGGGATCGCGCTCTATCACGCGCCGAGCCGTTTCATCGAGGAGACGATGATTCGCTGGGGGATTCGCAGGGAGCGCATCGAGCATTTCCCTTACACGATCGACCTCGAGGGGTATCGTCCCGCGGCGAGCGCGGACAACGGCTCGTTTCTCTTTCTCGGCCGCCTGTCGCACGAGAAAGGACTGCCGGTGCTCCTCGAGGCGGCCGCGCGCGCGCCCGAGGCGCGCATCGTTATCGCCGGCGAGGGTCCGGAACGCGCCGCGATCGAGCGCGGGGCGGAGACGCGCGGTCTTCGCAACGTGCGATTCGCGGGCTATCTCGAGGGGGAGCCTCTCCTCGAGGCGATTCGATCGTGCCGCGCCCTCCTCCTTCCGTCGGAGTACGACGACAACTCTCCCCTCGTGATCTACGAGGCGTTCGCGCTCGCGAAGCCGGTCATCGCTGCGGAGCGCGGGGGAATCCCCGAGATGGTCCGCCCGGGAGAAACCGGATTCCTCTTCCCTTCGGGCGACGGGGCGGCGCTCGCCGAGGCGATCCGGACGCTCGATCGGGACGCGAGTCTCGCGCGCGATCTCGGGGCAAGCGCGCGCGCCTTCCTCGAGACCGAGTGCGGACCGGAGCGCCATCTCGAGACGCTGATCGGCTTCTATCGCCGCGCCGGGGAGCCCGGTCGCCTTGAGGGGAGAGCGCGGCTCCGGTAA
- a CDS encoding glycosyltransferase, producing the protein MPSSLNILLLVNSFHTGGFEQLMQEIMRSLPPSEIRFRLCCLKEEGTLAPEVRKIGVRVDGGFLRHRYDLAAVSRLTRALRGERFDILFVEPGRNALLVGEWLGWSLRIRRRISAIHATRHWGRKRMFLWSQLRLLARLDGIILVAPTQRDALVREEGLDPANLAVILNGVDHRAFRPRDRGGLPPLDGGPRPGEKAVGIVASLTPEKGHGVFLEAAAAVRRELPDTRFYIVGEGPERPAIERKIAALGLGDAVRLTGRRRDLPEFLPRLDLLALSSHPYRETFPISTMEAMACGLPTVNTDVGSVRDLVSHEETGLIVPAGDPRSMAEAFARILRDPDLARRMGAAGRRRIEERFTLERTVEEYRRYFLSIAGRTGA; encoded by the coding sequence ATGCCGAGCAGTCTGAACATCCTCCTCCTCGTGAACTCGTTCCACACGGGCGGGTTCGAGCAGCTCATGCAGGAGATCATGCGCTCTCTCCCTCCGTCCGAGATCCGCTTTCGTCTCTGTTGCCTCAAGGAAGAAGGGACTCTCGCGCCCGAAGTCCGAAAGATCGGCGTCCGCGTGGACGGAGGCTTCCTCCGACACCGCTACGACCTCGCCGCCGTCTCCCGCCTGACGCGCGCTCTCCGCGGCGAACGGTTCGACATCCTCTTCGTCGAGCCGGGACGAAACGCCCTTCTCGTGGGCGAATGGCTCGGATGGTCGCTTCGTATTCGCAGGCGGATCTCCGCGATCCACGCGACGCGGCATTGGGGAAGGAAGAGGATGTTCCTCTGGAGTCAGCTCCGCCTCCTCGCGAGGCTCGACGGGATCATCCTCGTCGCGCCGACGCAAAGAGACGCGCTCGTCCGCGAGGAAGGGCTCGACCCCGCGAACCTCGCCGTGATCCTGAACGGAGTCGATCACCGCGCGTTCCGCCCGCGAGACCGCGGCGGGCTTCCTCCTCTCGACGGCGGCCCGCGGCCGGGGGAGAAGGCGGTCGGCATCGTCGCATCCCTCACTCCCGAGAAGGGGCACGGCGTCTTCCTCGAAGCCGCGGCGGCGGTGCGAAGGGAGCTTCCTGATACGCGCTTCTACATCGTCGGCGAGGGCCCCGAGCGTCCGGCGATCGAACGAAAGATCGCCGCGCTCGGCCTCGGGGACGCGGTTCGCCTCACAGGGCGCCGGCGCGATCTCCCGGAGTTCCTGCCGCGGCTCGATCTCCTCGCCCTCTCCTCGCATCCCTATCGCGAGACGTTCCCCATCTCCACGATGGAGGCGATGGCGTGCGGCCTTCCGACCGTCAACACGGACGTCGGGAGCGTCCGCGATCTCGTCTCCCACGAGGAAACCGGGCTTATCGTTCCGGCCGGCGATCCAAGAAGCATGGCGGAGGCGTTCGCGCGCATCCTCCGCGACCCGGACCTCGCCCGCCGCATGGGTGCCGCCGGCAGACGACGAATCGAGGAGCGCTTCACGCTCGAGCGGACGGTCGAGGAATACCGGCGCTACTTCCTCTCGATCGCCGGGAGAACCGGGGCTTGA
- a CDS encoding PTS sugar transporter subunit IIA: protein MRLSPYLQQGFIRFELETRLDPPEEEDFDWEKYVAGVKQAVIRELAGLLAETGLVGNANKLFLDLWNREKKASTAVGHGIAIPHIRSRQVKDVILGFARSREGYEFAAPDGEKVHFFIVIVGPAYDPDRYLKIYKAVSGMFRYDGIRERLFEASTEGEIFRLFDGNF, encoded by the coding sequence GTGCGGCTCTCACCTTATCTTCAGCAAGGGTTCATCCGCTTCGAGCTGGAGACCCGATTGGATCCTCCCGAGGAGGAGGACTTCGATTGGGAGAAGTACGTCGCGGGAGTCAAGCAGGCGGTGATCCGGGAGCTGGCCGGTCTTCTCGCGGAGACCGGGCTCGTAGGAAACGCGAACAAGCTCTTCCTCGACCTCTGGAATCGTGAGAAGAAGGCCTCGACGGCGGTCGGGCACGGAATCGCGATCCCCCACATTCGAAGCCGCCAGGTCAAGGACGTCATCCTCGGCTTCGCCCGCTCGCGGGAAGGCTACGAGTTCGCCGCGCCGGACGGGGAGAAGGTCCACTTCTTCATCGTCATCGTCGGCCCCGCCTACGATCCCGACCGCTATTTGAAAATCTACAAAGCGGTGAGCGGGATGTTCCGTTACGATGGGATCCGTGAACGGCTCTTCGAAGCGAGCACCGAGGGAGAGATCTTTCGTCTCTTCGACGGGAACTTCTGA
- a CDS encoding glycosyltransferase family 39 protein — MGGRARAPVLPFLLFLAAGLISYSINRNLKFVFWDEFLWHPDVARLAREAIASRDWAALLHPTRWQYPPLFFWVDGTLVGLLGESFAVFRLPSIVSSALLAPWAYLIGRAAGGERAGILAGLYALLLPLAHRYGSALLVDPLQAALVGAALLAFVRAETRGGSLFPAGTLAALAVSTKYTSLLLPAALLLVLLADRVRSGASVRRRAPIEIVLFAALSFFPLLLLREEDRALLRAMAFWRSLPFDWADLFRVVPAPLFVFALLAPLLRASFSRAMRGPVLFLALWLLFFFWGRRQMNWLLPAAVPLAALAGHATAVWVGGRRSLLAVSAAAAILLYGGYRSAREILIYRETERIYNEAAAYANERVSPDEIVVVDALPFESPLYLHSSTCNARFACYREGRLALLVPWVFENYKRRGFDGAAWGEVHEREIRETWRLEKRFLANGRPILEIYANPAFLPRSEKNGPPEAGP; from the coding sequence GTGGGCGGCCGGGCGCGCGCGCCTGTTCTCCCGTTCCTTCTCTTTCTCGCGGCCGGTCTTATTTCCTACTCGATCAATCGAAACCTGAAATTTGTCTTCTGGGACGAATTCCTCTGGCACCCGGATGTGGCGCGCCTCGCGAGGGAGGCGATCGCGAGCCGCGATTGGGCGGCGCTCCTTCATCCGACGCGCTGGCAGTATCCGCCCCTCTTCTTCTGGGTCGATGGGACTCTCGTTGGACTTCTGGGCGAGTCGTTCGCCGTGTTTCGGCTGCCGTCGATCGTTTCGAGCGCGCTTCTCGCTCCGTGGGCCTATCTCATCGGGCGGGCGGCGGGCGGGGAGCGCGCCGGGATTCTCGCCGGGCTCTACGCGCTTCTTCTGCCGCTCGCGCACCGCTACGGCTCGGCGCTCCTCGTCGATCCCCTCCAGGCGGCGCTCGTCGGCGCGGCCCTTCTCGCTTTCGTGCGCGCCGAGACGCGCGGCGGGAGTCTATTTCCCGCGGGAACGCTCGCCGCGCTCGCCGTCTCGACGAAGTACACTTCTCTTCTGCTTCCCGCGGCGCTCCTGCTCGTCCTCCTCGCCGATCGGGTGCGATCCGGCGCCTCGGTGAGAAGGCGCGCGCCGATCGAGATCGTCCTCTTCGCGGCGCTCTCCTTCTTTCCGCTCCTCCTTCTCCGGGAAGAAGACCGCGCTCTTCTCCGCGCGATGGCTTTCTGGAGATCCCTTCCGTTCGACTGGGCCGATCTCTTTCGCGTCGTTCCCGCGCCGCTCTTCGTTTTCGCCCTCCTCGCGCCGCTCCTTCGCGCGAGTTTCTCTCGGGCGATGCGGGGGCCGGTTCTCTTTCTCGCTCTCTGGCTTCTCTTCTTTTTCTGGGGGCGCCGGCAGATGAACTGGCTTCTCCCCGCCGCGGTCCCGCTCGCAGCTCTCGCCGGCCACGCGACGGCGGTTTGGGTCGGGGGGCGAAGATCCCTCCTCGCCGTCTCCGCCGCAGCGGCGATTCTCCTCTATGGAGGATACCGGAGCGCGCGGGAGATCCTGATCTACCGGGAAACCGAGAGGATCTACAACGAGGCGGCCGCCTACGCGAACGAACGCGTCTCGCCGGACGAGATCGTGGTCGTCGACGCGCTCCCCTTCGAAAGCCCGCTCTATCTGCACTCGTCCACGTGCAATGCGAGGTTCGCGTGCTATCGGGAGGGGCGCCTCGCACTTCTCGTCCCCTGGGTCTTCGAGAACTACAAACGTCGCGGGTTCGACGGCGCCGCGTGGGGCGAGGTTCACGAGCGCGAGATCCGCGAAACCTGGCGATTGGAGAAGCGCTTTCTCGCGAACGGCCGGCCGATCCTCGAGATCTACGCGAACCCTGCCTTCTTGCCGCGGAGCGAGAAGAACGGGCCGCCGGAAGCCGGACCCTGA
- a CDS encoding PEP/pyruvate-binding domain-containing protein, with the protein MKEEAPPPARGRATAERLRERLEEGSAIAARIYRNLLILLHTKGCVTIDTIHDEAGRMIEGEGIPRAASDDPNRGLSIRWDSGLRDAVYALVERYTAEHLTPEDVDNAVHQARRAERARTLEEIANVPGVSFQLLADKVREYCALPKEPGYDPLQEESTGVRVALIRHFLSDRLEFIGVAKRHLAVEDMLPIVGNAIGPRAGLGKVGGKAAGMVLAHKIVRRHFEKSGREAPFPLGTPESYYVRSDHFTEFVQRNGLMDYYDIKYKPISEIRRSYPLIREIFKNGQFAPYIMRELRGLLERVGDSPLVIRSSSLLEDNFGSAFSGKYESIFLGNQGRIERRLEQLIGAIAEVYASTLGPDPILYRRERSLIDYDEKMAVLIQKVVGFRHGRYWLPAWAGVAFSQNEWRWSPRIRREEGLARIVLGLGTRAVDRVGDDYPRMVPLGNPTLRPEIGAEEIIRYSQRTVDAINLETNRFERVPLLDLLGDESFPDLHRIVSIAEHGMIAAPASSRFAAKKSSLVVTFDGLLSGPFPSFLREILEVLSAAYNSPIDVEFAFDGRTFFILQARPQAERIQASEVALPEDTPDEQKVFSASRFVPTGKIVDIEYVIYIDPVDYGRVPTAEKKSAIGRLVGRLNDRLEHSRFVLMGPGRWGSNNIDLGVRVRYADIHRTKALIEIARARGGYTPEVSFGTHFFQDLIESGIFYLPLYPDESGNLFNERFFRESPNMLVSLFPEAAEEAEAVRVIHVPSARGGLFLHLYMNTDKQKALAVLGPKV; encoded by the coding sequence ATGAAGGAAGAGGCTCCTCCCCCCGCTCGCGGCCGCGCGACCGCCGAGCGGCTTCGCGAGCGGCTCGAGGAAGGCTCGGCGATAGCCGCGCGGATCTACAGAAACCTGCTCATCCTGCTCCACACAAAGGGCTGCGTCACGATCGACACGATCCACGACGAGGCGGGCCGCATGATCGAGGGGGAAGGAATCCCACGGGCCGCAAGCGACGATCCGAACCGCGGTCTCTCGATCCGCTGGGACTCCGGTCTCCGGGACGCCGTGTATGCTCTGGTCGAGCGGTACACCGCGGAGCACCTCACGCCCGAGGATGTGGACAACGCCGTCCATCAGGCGAGGCGCGCCGAGAGAGCACGCACCCTCGAGGAGATCGCGAACGTGCCGGGCGTCTCGTTTCAGCTCCTCGCCGACAAAGTCCGCGAGTATTGCGCTCTCCCCAAAGAGCCGGGATACGACCCGCTGCAAGAGGAGTCAACGGGGGTGCGGGTTGCGCTCATCCGCCACTTCCTGAGTGACCGTCTCGAGTTCATCGGGGTCGCGAAGCGCCATCTCGCGGTCGAGGATATGCTCCCGATCGTCGGAAACGCCATCGGCCCGCGCGCGGGGCTCGGGAAGGTGGGCGGGAAGGCGGCAGGGATGGTCCTCGCGCACAAGATCGTGCGGCGGCATTTCGAGAAGTCGGGGCGCGAGGCTCCCTTCCCGCTCGGCACCCCCGAGTCGTACTACGTGCGCTCGGATCACTTCACCGAGTTCGTGCAGCGGAACGGCCTCATGGATTATTACGACATCAAGTACAAACCGATCTCCGAGATTCGCCGTTCGTATCCCCTGATCCGCGAGATCTTCAAAAACGGACAGTTCGCGCCGTATATCATGCGGGAGCTGCGGGGTCTTCTCGAACGGGTCGGCGACTCTCCCCTCGTGATCCGCTCCTCGAGTCTTCTGGAGGACAACTTCGGCTCCGCGTTCTCCGGAAAGTACGAGTCGATCTTTCTCGGCAACCAGGGGCGGATCGAACGACGGTTGGAGCAGCTGATCGGCGCGATCGCGGAGGTGTACGCCTCGACGCTCGGCCCCGACCCGATCCTCTACCGGCGCGAGAGAAGTCTGATCGACTACGACGAGAAGATGGCGGTCCTCATCCAGAAGGTGGTCGGTTTCCGCCACGGCCGCTACTGGCTCCCCGCGTGGGCCGGGGTCGCTTTTTCTCAAAACGAGTGGCGCTGGAGCCCGCGCATCCGCAGGGAGGAAGGGCTCGCGCGGATCGTCCTCGGTCTTGGGACGCGCGCGGTCGACCGCGTGGGAGACGACTACCCGAGGATGGTCCCCCTCGGGAACCCGACTCTTCGCCCGGAGATCGGGGCGGAGGAGATCATCCGCTATTCGCAAAGAACCGTCGACGCGATCAACCTGGAGACGAACCGCTTCGAGCGGGTTCCTCTCCTCGATCTTCTCGGGGACGAATCCTTTCCCGATCTTCACCGCATCGTTTCGATCGCGGAGCACGGGATGATCGCCGCGCCGGCCTCAAGCCGGTTCGCGGCGAAGAAATCGTCCCTCGTCGTGACCTTCGACGGGCTCCTCTCCGGGCCGTTCCCGTCTTTTCTTCGCGAGATTCTCGAGGTTCTCTCGGCGGCCTACAATTCTCCGATCGACGTCGAGTTCGCGTTCGACGGGCGGACCTTCTTCATCCTTCAAGCACGCCCGCAGGCGGAGCGGATTCAAGCGTCCGAAGTCGCGCTTCCCGAAGACACGCCGGACGAGCAGAAGGTGTTCAGCGCTTCACGCTTCGTTCCGACCGGGAAGATCGTCGACATCGAGTACGTCATCTACATCGATCCTGTCGACTACGGGCGCGTCCCGACGGCGGAGAAGAAGAGCGCGATCGGCCGCCTCGTCGGACGCCTCAACGACCGGCTCGAGCACTCCCGCTTCGTCCTGATGGGGCCGGGGCGCTGGGGGTCGAACAACATCGACCTCGGCGTGCGTGTCCGCTACGCGGACATCCACCGGACGAAGGCGCTCATCGAGATCGCGCGCGCCCGCGGGGGATACACGCCCGAGGTCTCGTTCGGCACGCACTTCTTCCAGGATCTCATCGAGTCCGGGATCTTCTATCTTCCCCTCTATCCGGACGAGAGCGGAAATCTCTTCAACGAGCGTTTCTTCCGAGAGTCCCCAAACATGCTCGTTTCGCTCTTCCCCGAGGCAGCCGAAGAGGCGGAGGCGGTCCGTGTGATCCACGTGCCGAGCGCCAGGGGAGGCCTTTTCCTTCACCTCTATATGAACACGGACAAACAGAAGGCGCTCGCCGTCCTCGGCCCGAAGGTCTGA
- a CDS encoding Glu/Leu/Phe/Val dehydrogenase — MTSTGMNPFAIAQQQLDEAAEKLGLDQATREFLRWPLREFVVTIPLRMDDGSVKIFRGYRVQYNNARGPTKGGLRWHPDETIDTVRALAAWMTWKTSVVDIPLGGGKGGITCNPKDLSEAEKERLARAYIRAVGRILGVTKDVPAPDVYTTPQIMAWMMDEFETIEKEAHPGVITGKPLALGGSQGRGDATARGGVYCVREAAKMLGLDLKGKTAAIQGFGNAGQFGAILGQEILGLKIVAASDSRGGVYNPDGLDAQALVDYKLRTGKIDGFKNSKPISNEEILELEVTVLFPSALENVITGKNAGRIKAKISCELANGPTTPEADKILYEKGVFVLPDFLANAGGVTVSYFEQVQNTYNFYWPLEEVHSRLDEKMTKAFHTVYEMHKKEKVHMRLAAYMVAVNRVAEACKLRGWV; from the coding sequence ATGACATCCACCGGTATGAACCCGTTTGCCATCGCCCAGCAGCAGCTGGACGAGGCGGCGGAGAAGCTCGGCCTCGATCAGGCCACGCGGGAGTTTCTCCGCTGGCCCCTCCGGGAGTTCGTCGTCACGATTCCGCTCCGCATGGACGATGGAAGTGTGAAGATCTTCCGCGGGTACCGCGTCCAATACAACAACGCGCGCGGGCCGACCAAGGGCGGTCTTCGCTGGCACCCGGACGAGACGATCGACACGGTGCGGGCGCTCGCCGCGTGGATGACATGGAAGACGTCGGTTGTCGATATTCCGCTCGGCGGCGGCAAAGGTGGCATTACTTGCAACCCGAAGGATCTTTCCGAGGCGGAGAAGGAGCGGCTCGCCCGCGCGTACATCCGCGCCGTCGGCCGAATCCTCGGCGTGACGAAGGACGTGCCGGCTCCGGACGTCTACACCACCCCGCAGATCATGGCGTGGATGATGGACGAGTTCGAGACGATCGAGAAGGAGGCCCATCCGGGCGTCATCACCGGCAAGCCGCTCGCGCTCGGAGGTTCCCAAGGGCGCGGCGATGCGACCGCGCGCGGGGGCGTCTACTGCGTGCGAGAGGCGGCCAAGATGCTCGGCCTCGACCTCAAGGGAAAGACGGCGGCGATTCAAGGCTTCGGCAACGCCGGCCAGTTCGGCGCGATCCTCGGCCAAGAGATCCTCGGCCTCAAGATCGTGGCGGCGAGCGACTCCCGCGGCGGCGTGTACAATCCGGACGGCCTCGACGCGCAAGCCCTGGTCGACTACAAGCTGAGGACCGGCAAGATCGACGGCTTCAAGAACTCGAAGCCGATCTCGAACGAGGAGATTCTGGAGCTCGAAGTCACGGTTCTCTTCCCCTCCGCGCTCGAGAACGTCATCACGGGAAAGAACGCCGGCCGGATCAAGGCGAAGATCTCGTGCGAGCTCGCCAACGGGCCGACGACCCCGGAAGCGGACAAGATCCTTTATGAGAAAGGGGTCTTCGTGCTGCCGGACTTCCTTGCGAACGCGGGCGGCGTCACGGTCAGCTATTTCGAGCAGGTCCAGAACACGTACAACTTCTACTGGCCGCTCGAGGAAGTGCACTCCCGCCTCGACGAGAAGATGACCAAAGCCTTCCACACGGTGTACGAGATGCATAAGAAGGAGAAGGTCCACATGCGTCTGGCCGCATACATGGTGGCCGTCAACCGCGTCGCCGAGGCCTGCAAGCTTCGCGGATGGGTGTAG
- a CDS encoding MarR family transcriptional regulator, whose protein sequence is MQVTLDRALDVAHRPLRLFRLSREQYNVLRILRGAGGKGLPTHRVASRMVSREPNIARLVAKLEGKMLVRRNRSPRDGRIRTLRITPEGLRVLADLDGPIGASTERAVRGLDEKEIDTLLALLDKIRRPLVADGEPLPAPGTDGGTETTERRKQ, encoded by the coding sequence TTGCAAGTTACGCTTGATCGCGCGCTCGACGTCGCCCACCGGCCTCTCCGGCTCTTCAGGCTTTCCCGGGAGCAGTACAACGTCCTCCGGATCCTTCGAGGAGCGGGGGGGAAGGGGCTTCCCACGCATCGCGTGGCGTCGCGCATGGTCTCGCGCGAGCCGAACATCGCCAGGCTCGTCGCGAAGCTCGAGGGGAAGATGCTCGTTCGCCGGAACCGCTCTCCGCGCGACGGGAGAATCCGCACCCTCCGGATCACGCCGGAAGGGCTTCGGGTGCTCGCCGATCTGGACGGCCCGATCGGCGCGAGCACGGAGCGCGCGGTGCGCGGCCTCGATGAGAAGGAGATCGACACGCTTCTTGCGCTGCTCGACAAGATCCGCCGGCCGCTCGTCGCGGACGGAGAACCGCTCCCCGCTCCTGGAACGGACGGGGGCACCGAAACGACCGAAAGGAGGAAGCAATGA